The proteins below are encoded in one region of Chrysemys picta bellii isolate R12L10 chromosome 4, ASM1138683v2, whole genome shotgun sequence:
- the LOC112061627 gene encoding glycine N-acyltransferase-like protein 3 isoform X5: MQQRVYGAVMHVNRGNPAGQEVLVDSWPEFKTVLTRPRREVAWDPSDYFTNLYTAFYRDEGACRVLLENSRAVDWGQAFQIHGLQDGVYETIRDIARARGLEMETYPYRLLLHPDPPAMPQYRPDKGLRLAPVSPAHATLLNDTWNFGGNSWSLRYLCLLIRHFPNACLLGPEGTPISWSLTDQLAALTHGYTLPEHRGQHHTRPIVGMLAAQLHARGFPVYTRVLPHNEPSLHSLQRIGFRILPGVFDRLIVRPGFTQSRPASALDSGQDPAPSSGERRGTQ, encoded by the exons ATGCAGCAAAGG GTGTACGGCGCTGTGATGCATGTGAACCGCGGGAACCCGGCTGGTCAGGAGGTGCTGGTGGATTCATGGCCAGAGTTCAAAACGGTCCTGACCCGGCCACGCAGAGAA GTGGCGTGGGACCCAAGCGATTATTTCACCAACTTGTACACGGCCTTCTACCGGGACGAGGGCGCCTGCCGGGTCCTGCTGGAGAACAGCCGCGCCGTGGACTGGGGCCAGGCCTTCCAGATACACG GGCTGCAGGACGGGGTATACGAGACCATCAGGGACATCGCCAGGGCCAGGGGGCTTGAGATGGAGACGTATCCGTACCGGCTGCTGCTGCACCCAGACCCGCCTGCCATGCCCCAGTACCG GCCTGACAAGGGGCTCaggctggcccccgtgtcccccgCCCACGCCACGCTGCTCAACGACACCTGGAACTTTGGGGGGAATAGCTGGAGCCTGCGGTACCTGTGCCTCCTGATCCGCCACTTCCCCAACGcctgcctgctgggccctgagggGACCCCCATCTCCTGGTCCCTCACCGACCAGCTGGCTGCCCTGACGCACGGTTACACCCTCCCGGAGCATCGCGGCCAGCACCACACGAGGCCCATTGTGGGGATGCTGGCGGCACAGTTGCATGCCCGCGGCTTCCCTGTTTACACCCGGGTGCTGCCCCACAACGAGCCTTCGCTGCACTCCCTGCAACGCATCGGCTTCCGCATCCTGCCTGGGGTGTTCGACCGGCTGATAGTGAGGCCTGGGTTCACCCAGTCCAGGCCAGCCAGTGCCCTGGACTCGGGCCAGGACCCTGCGCCCAGCTCTGGGGAACGGCGAGGCACCCAATAG
- the LOC112061627 gene encoding glycine N-acyltransferase-like protein 3 isoform X6, with amino-acid sequence MHVNRGNPAGQEVLVDSWPEFKTVLTRPRREVAWDPSDYFTNLYTAFYRDEGACRVLLENSRAVDWGQAFQIHGLQDGVYETIRDIARARGLEMETYPYRLLLHPDPPAMPQYRPDKGLRLAPVSPAHATLLNDTWNFGGNSWSLRYLCLLIRHFPNACLLGPEGTPISWSLTDQLAALTHGYTLPEHRGQHHTRPIVGMLAAQLHARGFPVYTRVLPHNEPSLHSLQRIGFRILPGVFDRLIVRPGFTQSRPASALDSGQDPAPSSGERRGTQ; translated from the exons ATGCATGTGAACCGCGGGAACCCGGCTGGTCAGGAGGTGCTGGTGGATTCATGGCCAGAGTTCAAAACGGTCCTGACCCGGCCACGCAGAGAA GTGGCGTGGGACCCAAGCGATTATTTCACCAACTTGTACACGGCCTTCTACCGGGACGAGGGCGCCTGCCGGGTCCTGCTGGAGAACAGCCGCGCCGTGGACTGGGGCCAGGCCTTCCAGATACACG GGCTGCAGGACGGGGTATACGAGACCATCAGGGACATCGCCAGGGCCAGGGGGCTTGAGATGGAGACGTATCCGTACCGGCTGCTGCTGCACCCAGACCCGCCTGCCATGCCCCAGTACCG GCCTGACAAGGGGCTCaggctggcccccgtgtcccccgCCCACGCCACGCTGCTCAACGACACCTGGAACTTTGGGGGGAATAGCTGGAGCCTGCGGTACCTGTGCCTCCTGATCCGCCACTTCCCCAACGcctgcctgctgggccctgagggGACCCCCATCTCCTGGTCCCTCACCGACCAGCTGGCTGCCCTGACGCACGGTTACACCCTCCCGGAGCATCGCGGCCAGCACCACACGAGGCCCATTGTGGGGATGCTGGCGGCACAGTTGCATGCCCGCGGCTTCCCTGTTTACACCCGGGTGCTGCCCCACAACGAGCCTTCGCTGCACTCCCTGCAACGCATCGGCTTCCGCATCCTGCCTGGGGTGTTCGACCGGCTGATAGTGAGGCCTGGGTTCACCCAGTCCAGGCCAGCCAGTGCCCTGGACTCGGGCCAGGACCCTGCGCCCAGCTCTGGGGAACGGCGAGGCACCCAATAG